From Acidaminococcus timonensis, the proteins below share one genomic window:
- a CDS encoding M48 family metallopeptidase — MDMKTKIVSSCMVGLLGLGVAFGAAPAPRAEAGGVLVDVLGSAIMGTMYRDQVMGVYKTYNNTEKGRQEWFQQMKKQEGVDTDEYLNDRLDTIMTNVEAGIRAVDPTVDKKPYNYFISPNEDANAYCTIGHNVNVYRGIFNLLHTDDEIAVVLGHELGHGQKDHPIQGVKKSLNAAVLAEMANAATGGMASGAIDAMYTYTRNVHLSKPMEWEADNLAFDYITHTNYNPGATAAVWQKFLEKYGDMNVRWSDHPTCTQRRENYVKKLYDWSNKHVTDKNGVVYVNNKEFVTPSATSSMSSKERSYFVLGNLAAVYHKNKTAPEAYANGDTVMMGEQPIMTSTGSDASAEELAQKLNKIK, encoded by the coding sequence AGATCGTCAGCAGTTGCATGGTGGGTCTGCTGGGTCTGGGAGTGGCCTTTGGAGCTGCACCGGCACCCCGGGCAGAAGCCGGTGGCGTGCTGGTGGATGTATTGGGTTCGGCCATCATGGGGACCATGTATCGGGATCAGGTCATGGGAGTCTATAAGACGTACAACAATACGGAGAAAGGACGCCAGGAATGGTTCCAGCAGATGAAGAAACAGGAAGGCGTGGATACGGACGAATACCTGAACGACCGGCTGGATACCATTATGACCAATGTGGAAGCAGGTATCCGGGCTGTGGACCCCACAGTGGACAAGAAACCCTATAACTATTTCATCAGCCCCAACGAAGACGCCAATGCCTATTGCACCATCGGGCATAATGTCAATGTGTATCGGGGCATTTTCAACCTGCTGCATACCGATGACGAAATCGCTGTGGTGCTGGGCCACGAACTGGGCCATGGCCAGAAAGATCATCCCATCCAGGGCGTGAAAAAATCCCTGAATGCGGCTGTGCTGGCGGAAATGGCCAATGCGGCTACCGGTGGGATGGCCAGCGGCGCCATCGATGCCATGTACACCTACACACGGAATGTGCATCTGAGCAAACCCATGGAATGGGAAGCCGACAATCTGGCCTTTGATTACATCACTCACACCAATTACAATCCCGGGGCCACAGCTGCGGTATGGCAGAAGTTCCTGGAAAAATATGGAGATATGAACGTACGGTGGAGCGACCATCCCACCTGCACCCAGCGCCGGGAAAACTATGTGAAGAAACTGTATGACTGGAGCAACAAGCACGTAACTGACAAGAATGGTGTTGTCTATGTCAACAACAAGGAATTTGTGACTCCCAGTGCCACCAGCTCCATGTCCAGCAAGGAACGGTCCTATTTCGTCCTGGGCAACCTGGCAGCGGTGTACCATAAAAATAAGACTGCACCGGAAGCCTATGCCAATGGGGATACCGTGATGATGGGGGAACAACCTATTATGACCAGTACCGGCAGCGATGCCAGTGCGGAAGAACTGGCACAGAAATTGAATAAAATCAAATAA